The sequence ttgTAAGGTCAGGGAtggaaaagtaaatttgtgtctcatcagcatagaggtgatatttgaacccaagagatgtactgtaagtaggtcacctagagagagtgtgtaaagagaaaagagaagaggtcccatgacagagccctggggtacccccacagaaagaTCGGTAGAGGATGTGGTGTTAGCAAAAgatacactgaaagtacgatgggagaggtaagaggagatccaggataaagctttgttacgaatagtaatagtatggagaatgtgaaggagaagagtgtggtccacagtatcaaagctgcagagaggtcgagtaatatgagcagagtgtaatgagccctgtctttggcagcatggaggtcattagttattttagtgagggctgattCAGTGTAGTGAGCAGCGCggaaccagattgtagagggtctaggagagagtaggtgttgagaaaatggagcaagtgagagatacaaaacgttcaaggagtttagaggcaaagggctggagggagggaggccgatagttagaaagataggtagggtcaagcttgctgtttttgagtaatgatatACTGGTACATGTCTGAAGGATGAggaaaaggtaccagagtagagggaggagttaaaaatgtgtttgAGGGATTataataggagcaagaggttttaggaaatgggagagaatggggtcaagaagacaggtggtagagggagaaaaggagattaGTAACCAcaaatcctcctctgtgacagtggaaaaTGAGTCACGGAAGGTAGGAGGAGAGTTATGAAGAGGTATaggatgggagggggatacaTAGGGGATggcctgatgtatggattccaccttttccttgaaatggtcggcaaagtcctgaggttagatggaggaagaagaacacaCAGCAGagagtggtctgagtagggagtcaaagacagagaagagtcagcgtagattagacttgtgtgtgttgattagtgaagaaaagtagatttgtttagcttgagagagggcagagttgaaacaggataacataaatttatagtgaaggaagtctgcgagagtgggagatttcctccagaggagtAGAGAAACGAGTGTAGGAGcgcagcatgcgcatgtgagaatttagccagggtctggggttagaaggcgAGAATGGCACAGaaaaagcagggcatgtagatcaagagaggacagggcaaagttgtagttcctgaccacgtTGTCAGGGtatggagcagagctgagagaggagagggaggaacgtaaagtggaataaaaagctggtaggttaattgagcgcaggtctctgcagaaatgagagGTAGATGTAGATGTAGATAAGtatgagagagaaaatgagatgaggtgatggtaagagagaggaaagggggaaatggagaagtgaTGCAATGTCagacattctcacacacactgcctgaaaCTATTAGGTATTCTGGTCTTCTTGTGAGTGAATGCATGAGTTGTCTGTGCCTGTCTCTTGGCTGTGTCATATTACTCTAGTTGAGACCTCTCAGGCTGGCATCCTTCCTGTGCGCTTTGTTAATTTCCCTAACTTCTGTAGGTTTTGATCTTGCCATTGGCAACATTCTCACTCATTCACTGCTCTTTTCTTCCCTTGCATCCGCTACGCTATTGTTTGTAGACAGATGTCAGATTGTACAGTGTAATAAAGGAAGAGTACATGCTAAGGCTTGCAATGCTCATTTAATATAATGGTGTCTTATGGCTGGGTTGATCATCTGCACAATAGAATACATTAAATAAAGGTGAACAAAATATGTGCTTAAAGATATACTGAAAGGATTCATTGACATACCCCAGATGTAATTTTACAATGCTTTTGTAGTTTGTACTAAATTACTTTTCTAGTGCTTGACATTCTGCTTATTATTCATTATAACCACAtaccagtcaccccagtcagaccgctgacagatttcctgaggcccaggactagagtttagaATGGGGGCACCCCCCCATGAGTCGGCACCCCTGTgagcccgccctccccccccactttcaCACACTCGCAAGCCGCCTCCTCGATTCCCCCCTCCCGTGTATTTttctctccaccctccctcctttcACCCCCTCTTTTCGCTATTAATtacccccctctcattcaatcccacTCCCTTAATTCCACCCTACTCACACTCATTGCCCCCTTCCTCCCACTGgccacacacactcctcctccccccccgatACCCATACACTTCCCATCCCACACAAGCatcccacaataattacccccctcccacaaacaaaatacaacacacacagacacaaaaggCATCACACACACATAATGCAACACACACAAAGTGCAACACACACGTACCTTGCTAGTGGTCTGAGGCTGCTGGGCCGCAGATCTCCCCAGCTCCTGCGGGCCTCTCTCCTGCTGCGGGCCTCTCTTCCGCTTCTTTCCCGCCAGTGCGCGCCGGAAGCTCGGCACCACTGAAAGTCAGGGCCAGCTTCCGGCGGGCACCAGCAAGAGATTGGAGAGCGATAGGCCAAGGAGAGGTAGGTCCGCAGGAGCTAGGGCTTGGCAGCAACCAAGAGCCCGGCAGAGAGATGCAGGAGTTGACCCCGACttctggccaggcccaacttccagcgctggCCAGCCAGGCCCCCTGTAGCTGCCAGCCCAGGCCAGCTGTCCCAGATTTCCCCCAGCAGCATCACTGCCCCTAGTTGTCCACCTTTTCTTTTTGCAATTTAAAAAGGATGTGCTTTATATCTATTTACATTATTCAATATGTTGTCATGCTTCTTTCCTGTATTGTAGAATATTTTAATCTAAGGTGGTGATAATGGTGAGTAGGGTCTGTGGGGGGTACAGATACCAGTGTTGGTGGTGGTTTACATTGTTATAGCTGGCATGGTGACACTTATCTAAACTCAACCAGGCTTTCTCACTGTCAGTTTCTGACATGTGGTCTTCCTGTATTGTTGTTTTGCTTCAACAGGCTCTCATGTATATTCTCCACATGTATTTGTCGGTTATACTGGTATACCTTGGCCAGCAAATCTTATGCGTTTTTACtggtggtggtgttggggggTAGACAGTCGACACTGATGTTTATGGTGATTATGGGTGGTAGCTACAACACACTCATTGCCATTTTTTGAACATTTCTTCTATCAAGGGGCAGCAAGAATATGAATGGCTGGTGCCTGTATTGTTGTAACTGCTGAGGAGAGCTGTGGCCTCCTCACATGGTCTCAGTAGCTTACACTGCTACCCCATCAGATGTCACTGGCTGGGCAATAACAACTGGTATGGCCCCTGAAAGAGCTTGGAGTTCTCGCTCTATGATGTAGTCATTCACACCTTTGTGCTGCTCATGGAGCCGCTGTAGCACTAAAATATGTAGTGATGCCACTGGTAAGATACTGACTCTGTTAATGATAGCGGTGATGATGACGATAAATGTCATGGCATTCATAGTCGTTGCTTAATGGCATGTGCCGTTTCTGAAGCTGAGAACAATGATGGTGGTGTTGATGGATTTGTGcggttttaaatgtattttcaaatatataaaaatgcaaGTAAGAGTGACTTGCTTTAAAAAGTACTAGGACCAATAGTGCTGATAATTATGGTGGCCAATGTCGTGGTTGACTCCTGATGACTATCATTATTATCATCACCTTTTTCACTGATTAAGATCAGTAACTAGCACGAAGACCACAAACGTCATCACCATCATACTCAGATACTACACACTCCTGCATGTGCTGTTTGTGCACTACACAcaccatccccaataccacgctTATCTTCTAGCTTCTCCATCGCTGCCTCAAACCCTCCTTCAGCCAACCATTACCTTCTACCTCCTCCTTAATTAATCACCTTAGCCTCCTAGTTAAATCACCTTTTGGCTTAATGCCTGGTAAATTGTTTCAAactcgttttttgtttttttgcaggcTGAAAGGGGCAACATTCAACTGGTTTCGACCTCCTGCAAGTTTTAGACGTCTTTAAAGCAATGCCATACTAGCCTTTATAGCACACAATGGTTTTATGGGTATATAGTTTGGTTCCTAAAGAGTTATTACTCCTAAGTAGACATGAAGACATGCATGCTGTCATGACTACTTTAAGGGGTTAATGACATGTTCAATTATCAAATATATCAGGTATAAAGCACATATCAATATATACCATGCAACtacagtattaaaaataaataatagcataaataaagaaaaatgcTAGCCCTTAGGCACTTTTCTCGACTTGGCAATTTTCTTTGTTTTCTCTTCTCCAGAAAAATAGTTCTCACATGTGGCGAAAGCTGAACTCATTATTTAATGACTACTTTATTCTCTCAATTgtacctttaaaaataaaaaataaatatggtgAGGAGTGAACCAGAACCCAAAAATGTAACAAAGATTTAATTGTAATTCAGTATAATCATGAACAAATGAACAGATAAAGGCATCCAATTATTTTTCTATTAAAGCGAACGTGTCTGTAACGTAAACTCCCAAACTTACTTAACACCTGAGCAGAACACAGAAATGCAAAAATGAACAGCTTTTACAATGTATTTCATTTTAGTATAGTTACATTTTCTCACAAATCTATCTACTACACTTAAGTTATTCCCAATCAAAAATCAAATCATTACAAATgttcttttctgtttttttttgtcaaatgAACAAACTGTTCATACATATTGTACAAAAAATATTTGATGTGCTTTTTGTACGTGTTTCTGTGATTAAATTGTGTAAATAATATCTGCCTACTGCAGAGGGAACATGTTAATATGGCACACAAAGTTAAGAAATATTCACTCGCATCACCATACTTGATGCATCACCACGCTAGCAGTGCTGGCCCCTTTCAGTGCTAGATGGCTTTGAAACTCATTGGAGATCATTCATTAAACAGCAATAATGCAGACTGGGGCACTATCAACCAAAAAAACCCTAAGTATCAAATCAAATGGATTTTCTATGCCATATGGCCCCATTTGGgattatcacagtttaatgaataatccccatTCCTTTGCAAATCCCTACACAATTAATCCCTTGAGCTACGTCTTGGTCTGGGCTACGTCATGGGCTTTTTTTGCTAGTTCTAGGCAAGATTGCATTCAGCGCGCCAAAACTGCGATGTGAATGGAAGAAGAGGAAGCCTCTTCTTCCATTTGCGCCATCATTGGCACCGTGATTACATGGTCGCAATGTGTCAGAGGGGTGTGGCAAAAGGTTAAAAGGGTTTTAATCATCTAGGGATGTCACCCTTCTGTTCATAATGTAGCTCCTGTGATTCTATACACCCCACTGTTCCTTTAGTCTTTGATGGTCACTTAAAACATTTTGGAGCAGTGTGTATGTCTTGAAACCTCAGCCTCTACCTCAAACTATAgaacagaggtgggcaactccagtcctcaaggaatgagccacctgtgctgaagcaggtatatccttaaaacctgacctgttggtggcccttgaggactggagttgcccactcctgctaTAGAATGTAGTTAACGTTTACAAACTGAAACTGGTAAAACAATTCATACAGTTATGTGAGGCGTTTTCATAGTTCAGTGTGCAAATCTCCAGCTTTAGCAGTCAGAGTACGAGCACTACTTATACCTATTAGAACGCCAGTCATTTCATATCTAAAAATTGGCAAAACTATCTCGTTCCTAGAACACCATGAAGTGGCAATATAATAATATCAATATCGGAGTGTTTCACATTACTTACAGTCAAAATAAAAATTGATTAGATACACAAAGATCACCATAATAAAAACATGTGCAGTGGATCGTGATTGAAAAGGCACAGACAAAGGCCACTATTCATTtggctgcgattatagtgccgGCGGCATACTGTTTTAGATGccacggccgtgtcacgtgaccgtcgCGCgcgctgtcaccggcactataatcgTGGCCTTTTACTGTGGCACTACCGCTCCACGTCACATAAGACTTTATTGGAATGGAGGGAGAAGTACAATAGACACCCAACTTTAAATGTTGCTGCCTACAATAATCCACTTGTAACGAAGTCTAGGTCTGTGCtctattatttatatttaaacGTATTACAGGATAACTAATGCCACATAACAAATTTCGTGAACAGAGAGGAAACTGCAACCATGTACAGTATGGTAATAAAGGCATACCATACAGCCAAGAATAAGCACGATATCTGGTTCTATCTGGAAGCAATTGTGAACTGTAACTGGCTCCTAGCTCAATGTACAGATTAAGAAGAAATAATTACCTGCCTTGGTAGATATGCATATTCACAGACAATCTGTTGGCATGTTCTGTAGCATTATTTTCAGACCACAAGGAACATAATTTAGATTGGAATATAGACAATCCCAGACATTTTGTGACAACTAAGAAGAAAGCAGCAATGTATATTATCAGGATTATTTTGTACTTTACAGAGACCTTCAAGGCCATATTCAATGTTGTGAGAAGTACTGTATAGCAATGTATTAAGTTCCATTAATTTGACTTCCATGCATTATTAACTGTGCATGAGCCTGCTTCTCACAATACTAAATTGGAGCCTTAGTGAGTTCTCTGGGTCCCAACAATGTTTAAGCAGCAATCTCACTTAGCCATTTCTTTAATGCATAATTGGACTGGTGCATCCTTGGGTATTGAACCGCACTATCTTCAGCTCTGCAGCCCTCTCTGGTTCTCAAGATACAATACTTAAAAGTTTTTGGTGCCAGTGTTCTCCTCCCCACCAGTAATTAAATATGACCACTAAATATTGCGGTTTCCGCTGGCCAATAGGATGCTACAACATCAttggttgcggcttcctattggacaacaCTGATGGCCATGTTCAATACTACATAAGGGAAAACTGGCAtctataatgcagtatatatctCGGGAACTGGGGGATAAATATGACAATTTGGTGTTAAGAAACTGCAGTTATCATGCAGTAATCTCTGATTTGATATTGTTGGAAGCACTGTCCAAAGGTTCTTTTGTGGTTAACGCAAATCCAGGAAATATGCATTGCTGCTCCAACACAACTACTATATCCACATACAGTATCATTGTTCTTCATCTTCAAAATATGTAAGCTCTTTATCCAATACAGTAAAGGAGGACCAGGAAAGCAGTATTTTAGATGTATTGAAGATCTCCTAATTATTAGTATTAATTCTTTGTTGTTCCCCAGATAATCAGTCCAATAACGGTTGCAACAACAACTAGTACAGAAATGATGATGCAGATCTTCGTCCGGGACTTGCGCTGAAACACAAAAGGAACACACAGATGTCATGACAAGCTGCGCACATGTAATAGTGCAGTCTCATGTGGGAACGCATAGCAGCAGTGTTACCTGGTTACAATTAGGGCCCCTATTCAATGTAGAAGTGGAGCAACACTCAGTTAATGATGCAATAGCCTGCCATTGTTTAAATGATGTTAATGCACTGTTAACTGTGTTAATCTGCGTCTCACCATTTTGAATAGTAGAGAAATAAGGGTGGGTAGCGGCGTTGGGCCTTTCTACCATATAATAGTAAAAGTAACAAAAGATGGTCCAACCTGATAAAGAACCCTGTGAGGTCCAACCTGATAAAGAACCCTGTGAGGTCCAACCTGATAAAGAACCCTGTGAGGTCCAATCGTTTGTAACTTAATTATCTGTTGGTCGAATAAAAGGCATGACACATTCTCCTTCCTTTGTTACTATATAAACATATGGAAGAGTGTCTTAAGTGACTTTTATATTTTAATTACTATGGGGACTTTGAATGACCAATTAGCATAAGggttggataaaaaaaaaaaagacattagcCACAAACAAGGCTAGCAAAATCCAATGTAAACTTCAGGTTTCACCATCTACAAATATATCTATTAGAATTTTTAAATTATAGAAAAAACATGTAAAGGCATCTTTCATGTACTACCTATTAAAATATACAACCATCAGATCATTTTAATTTATTTGGCAAAAACTGTGTATTCAGCTTTGGTACTTGCaacaaataaaaaacaaggttTACACGAGGATACAGATCTTCTGAGAATTTTTATAGCAGTGGAATGtacaaagtgtgtgtatgtgtgtttgtttgtacacatacacacacgcgaaATTATAATTTATATTTGCATATGGGATTCACTTTGATTAGATAAGTTGAATTCAGATTTAAACTGAGCTTATTGGTTATTCAATGGTGCATCACCATTACTAAAAAATAAACCATTATTTTGCAACATGTTACTAAAATTGGCAGATAGCAAATACCAACAAAGGAAACCCAACACCACAGGGACCTTTGAAAGGTTTCCTGACGGTACATGAGACAGACATTGCTTCACAAATTAAAATGGATCCAGTGATAGTGTATCAAGCAGAGAAGTGCATTGATTGCAGTAAAAGCATCTTGGAGAACTGCAAACAAAATCTGTCAGTTATAAAACAATCTAACACTTCCACATCCTATCAATTGGGGTGCTCCAGTTCTTTGGGCTGAGTGAATTAGTTTACGTGTTAAAGTGCCCAGTTCTTCCAATCAGCTGATTCTGATTTTATACATATCTCAACATATTTGTGCCGGCTGGTAACAAAGTAGAAGTGAAACTCAGAACAGGAATTTTCACCTGATCCTACCTGGTATTCTGCTGCCCTGGCCAGCTGCTGGGTTCCTTGATGAACGTGTACGTCAGCACTTTCCACATTGGCTTCTATACTGTCTGAAGGATAAATGGTTATGTCAATATAAAATGCAAGACATCCCTACTGCCCCCTACCCACAAAAATATTGGATGATAATACAGCGAATTAAGCACATCTGTTTATTCAGcctattaaagaggcaatccaggcAGAAaatgtttattctttttttttttaacataggcttgaagcaggggggctcTAGAGTTGAACCCcagtcatttcagctccgggaacctccTGCTTCCGTAGATACAAACCTCCGTAGGTTGTGCCAgtagccacttggctaccagggtTCATGTACTGGCAGGGTTTCAAAGGTCCCGCATCCTGCGGGCCCACAGGAAGCCATTACATCAGCACGTTTGACTTCCTGTTTGCCCACGTGACACAGGAgttttaaactttgctgagataccggtacccccttTCGAGGTATCTATGtcaagcatggggtccccagagctgaaattaatggggctcagatctggagaacccctgcttcaaacctatgtaaaataataataataattgtagtTTTTATTGCATAAATAGCTCCATTAATTGAGAAAGCAATTGTGAAACAATTTTCCAGTCTAGAGGAAAAAAATGATTTTGAGGTGACATGGAGCTAGAAAAAGTACTTCTCTCGTTAGACGAAACACAACACGAAGCATAAATGATTTGATGTTAATAAATAGGCCAGAGAAGCAGCTCATTGACTGACAGGAACTTGTTTCCCATTTGCAAAAAAAGATGGCGGTCTTTCTGCCAGTCATCATGTGACCTGCAACACAAGCCAGTAAGCAAAGGGTAGGCACCGCTTATTTATTATGCTGTGAGAATACTTTCTCCGTGCTACAGAAGATTTGCACCATATTTACAGTAGAAATAATACATGCCTAAAAGATAGAAAGGGCAAAGTTTTTTGGGAGTGGGAAAGAAGGGAAAAGGGGAGTGAAAAATCAAACTAGGAAAGGAGCCACAGAGAAAATAAAAGCGGTGAGATGTTTAAAGGAAAAGGCTTTGGTGGGATGGTAAATGGCTTTACTCAAAATTAAGGAGTTGAGAAAGGAAagcattaaaaacaataaaagtatgcaatgttgtaaaaaaaattataatatacatGTGCATACGCATTAGCACAGAGTATGTCACTGCATAACCACATGGCACCATGCCTTAAACTTGGGACATGGCGCAATTATCTCCCTGGTTTTTCTATATGCCGTTGAGATTGCAAAGCACCCAGCACTTACCTATCATCTCTCCTTGCTCGTGAACCATCATACCCAAGTCTTTAAATATTTCATTTATGCCTCGAATATCCTCCTGCAAAAAAAGGCAGATAATTATAATCTCTTATTAAAAAGTGTATATTGTCATGATGTGATAACATTATAGAATATCTACAGTAATTGTCATAATTGGTCAAAGGAGACacacaatatttatttttttactcgaGTGAAATTAatgaataggattttttttttttaatatcactgTTATGTTATGTTGCCAAATGAGAACTGTAGCAAGATCTACTTTAAGGGCTCATAAAATGTTCCTAATTAGTCTGGTGTGTTGCTACAGCAGAAACATGCAGGTCTAAACCCAGCAAAATGCAATTGGCATTTGTTCTCTCACCACTACCAAAAGGAGGCAGAGCGTTTCCCACTCATAGGAGTAAACGAAGACCACACCTTGCCGTTTCCAGTGACTGTATGCAAGTACCTTGCCAAATCCCTTGTAAGCATCTGGATGGCCAACTTGTTATAACTCCCCATGGCACATACAAAGGTAAGGTGAAGCACAAAGGTAGTAAATGTATTACTTTCTTTTACAAAATAATTAGGTGTTTAATTTCGTTATTACCCTCTGCACCAAGATGTGTCTCAGCTCTATTATGCTCTTATTTATGGAGATGATGAAAAGTTATAGCATGGTAGCAAATATTTGAGGGAAAGTAGTTTGTAAGGCATATCGGTATTACACAACTTTATGCAGGCTACAAGTGTGAGCTACACACAATACCTGTAAGCTCTAACGCCAGCATCCACCAcgcagggattgtgtgttcattaattGTCAATTAgtagttgtttggaggttggtgaCCCCTactccctgggtttaagctcactcctccccactcTTTAAGTAGCAGTGTTTTCCATATACCTGTGCCGGACAGGTCTATTGAGAcccttctccctccactgcaaggaaaaatgagaattttcacagataGTGTTATGAATTGCATACTggttatgccgtgacgtggctccAAACTtataatgttttggccaaagggtttaaccaaatgacccttacttatgagaataccaacatttaagtatttaactatggcttttgtcatattggatgtagcattgggtatttttggcttttgttgtacagtatataagtgtgagggacaagTAGTGCATATGGCCATTGAGTTTTGGAAAACTGTTTAGGTCAACAGACTCAtgatatacactgtgtgcgtttTAGTTTTTTATGTTGGGTGAATAAAATATAAGACAACCTGAAAAGCTTCCATTAGAATTATGCTTCCTAATAATCTTGTTAAAACAGCTATTTGTGCAAGAAACAAACAATGTCGATAGTTGTAGAAGGAAAACTTTTCTGAAATTAAAACCAGAATGAATTGTGGAGACATTCACTAACAGTGTAAAATCCATTCTGTTACTGTAGAATTTAAATTACTGTATTCCAGATCATTATCTTATGTGGCCAGGTTCCCCcttgggtccccgctggctccacTTACCTCCGTTGAGGCCGGGGAGCGTGCAGGGTTACCGGGAGGCTGCAGGAGCAAGGCGGGGTTATGGAGCGGCGACCGAGTCGCCGGAGGATCCCGGCGGCTCCCCtatgcagggcgccaccatgttggatGTTTGGGCACATGCGCGAGATGGTGCGCATGGCAGAAGccagtgcggcggccattacataggcacgcatgcgcagtagcaggCGCAAACAGCAGCCATGTTAAGAATAGCTCCACAGGGGAACTATAGCCCACAGAAAGCCATAGGGATGCAGGATCAGGTGACACATAGCAGCCAATCCCCCCGCTTCCACATAGATACATTTGACGTGCTGAGGAGATCACGCCAGTCGGAGCTCGGACAagagggtagtgtgtgtgtgcgcagggtgtctgtgacccttgcataggccagagaccccctcaggccccgactcccccttgagcttgtggttgctgcagagacaggcccagtagatagggacactgcccctgtagcataagcgtgagggacacagccaggacgtggctgcaacctggcatcaggtggtctgggaccagatcacaacgcacagagagagagagactagaacggtgggacactcctgctggacacaatcccacgtggaggcggacttgTCGCTGGCGACGGTGGCATGGGACCGGACGGCTCCTTGTCTACAGTCGgtgctaccgggtgctggagtacccggcaggtatcaccAACTCTACACACGTTAGTTGTTgtcagcgctgtcacacacacttggggtgggagtgCCTATTGTGGGCCGATACTAGGACATTGGTGTACCTGCACCAAAGTACTGTGCGGGATTATGGCTATACGCCTTATATGGCGTGgatgtgtaatatatgtgtgcaTTCAGTTTGTACTTAGCAAATATTGTTATACcatattctggtgtgtgtgttactgggtacattgtcctgtgacggggttatccaacactgttaggatcccgcacaggtggaggcgctgttatcaGACGatcagatacaccccaggctcccagcagcggaggctcagatctcctgtgagccacaggtaacgcaacacacacacacacagtagccgccatataTCTCTTAGGGGGTGTGGGAAAGTGCGCTTCACATATATCACAGTATCATAAAAatcctacagtatgtgctgcttactgcgcactatactgtaattgtgaagcgctttgactcccattgggagaaaagtgctaaatgaaataaagttattattatactCTATATTTGAAGAATAACAAAATGAGGCACAAAGCGCTTTGTCCCAGTTTAAGAAGTCAGTACGCTACCCTCTGGTAAACATTTGCTGCGAGTTTGCCCTGGCAAGTGAATAAAAGAAGGCTCACATACAGTAATAGTACAATAAGTAAGCATAGCTACTTCACATTTAAAATGCACAACTAACCTCAAGCTGTTCTATGGCAGACTCTCGCTCCTCAATCAGACGAATATCATCTTCTGTGATTTCTTCTTCTTGCATTGTTGCCTGTGATTGGCCCTCACTGGGTAATGGAATAATGACATTTGGCATGCAATGGCATGTTTAATATGTTTACTGTAATTGTGTTGGCTGAATCTTCTTTAAGCagaatatgattttttttgttacatttttaacATTTCCGTTGTAAAGAAAAGCTTTTTGGGGGGAGTTGGGTGAAAGATTTTTTATCAAACGTCTATTGGTGTTAAGACTGTAGGtgcatttttgttttgtccattgtTTATACagtaattatgaagccatcattagtcaaacagataaacataagcAGCCGAGATGCTTGAATTATAAAGACTCAAAAAACAAAGCATTAGAAAGTTTCCCAAGAAACTAAGAGGCTCAGTTTGCATCCAGTATGAATTCAACAAATTACACAATATTAGCTACATATGCAAAGTTCTTGTCTAATATATGCCATCTCTAATTATAGTCAACAATGATACAATTAGGAGAGGTAACTATTATATGGCCAATACAGATTAATGAGATGTTATTCTTTTTACGAGTTAAGAACACTACAAGAAACGTAGATTTGATGTACTGTCGATATTCTGCTTTCTAccatttttttatatgcatttgtttCAGTTCTAGCAATCCTTTTAATTAACAAACGAAAGTCAATctctggagagaaaaaaaatagcCCTTACTTTTCCCAAGAGACCAATGTTCCCTCCTTGTGACTGTCATCTGGTAACCCACCCTAAGAGAAGAGAGA comes from Ascaphus truei isolate aAscTru1 chromosome 4, aAscTru1.hap1, whole genome shotgun sequence and encodes:
- the STX7 gene encoding syntaxin-7 is translated as MSYNTGGDATQLAQTISTNIQKITQSSSEIQRIVNQLGTPLDTAELRHQLQQKKQYANKLAKDTETCIKDFGSLPLESDQRQKKLQKSRLVNEFSAALTNFQKIQRQAAEKEKDLVARARAGSRVSGGLPDDSHKEGTLVSWENEGQSQATMQEEEITEDDIRLIEERESAIEQLEEDIRGINEIFKDLGMMVHEQGEMIDSIEANVESADVHVHQGTQQLARAAEYQRKSRTKICIIISVLVVVATVIGLIIWGTTKN